In the genome of Diaphorobacter sp. HDW4A, the window CGGGCGACAAGTCGGCCATGGCCATTGGTGACCGCTTGTTCATGAACAACTGCGCGCAGTGCCACGGCTCGGACGCGCACGGCAGCAAGGGCTTCCCGAACCTGGCCGACGGTGACTGGCTGCACGGCGGTGCGCCTGATCAGATCTACAAGACCATTCACGATGGTCGTATGGGCGTGATGGCTCCCGTGGCCGCTGCGGTCGGTGGTTCCGATGATGTCCGCAATCTCGCACACTACGTGCTGAGTCTGTCGGGCAGCCCAAGCGATTCCATCAAGGCCGCTCTCGGCAAGCCCAAGTTCGCGGTCTGCGCGGCCTGTCACGGCATGGACGGCAAGGGCAATCAGGCGCTGGGCGCTCCGAACCTGACCGACGATGTCTGGCTGCACGGCTATGGCGAAGACGCCATTGTCGCGATGATTACCAAGGGCAAGATGAACGAAATGCCCGCACAGAAGGACAAGCTCACCGAAGACCAGATCAAGGTGCTGGCGGCCTATGTGTGGGGCCTGTCGAACAAGTCGGCTGCGCAGTAATTGCGCTGAAAAGAAAATGAAGAACAACGCCGGCCAGTCCTTCACAAGAGGACGGCTGGCGTTGTCGCTTCAAGAGTCGGATAGATAGAACTACAACTTCCACGAAGATAGAGATCATGGCGTCAGAAGATGGTGACAACGCTCCAAAACGGGTCATTCCAATAACTCCAGTGTCCGAGGCGGAGCAGCTCGAAAGTGTTTCTCTTTACGAGGCGCACAAGAAGATCTATGCCCGCTCGATCAGCGGCGTGTTCGCGCGTTGGCGCTGGCTGCTGGTGTTCCTGACGCAGGCGTTCTT includes:
- the ccoP gene encoding cytochrome-c oxidase, cbb3-type subunit III; protein product: MSDFTSNFWSIYVAGITVVGILACLLLLIFTARKKVVSASDNTTGHVWDEDLTEMNNPLPRWWMWLFVITIVFGLAYLAAYPGLGAFSGKLNWTQKGEYEAEVQKTNEQWAPQYARFGSMSIEQMAGDKSAMAIGDRLFMNNCAQCHGSDAHGSKGFPNLADGDWLHGGAPDQIYKTIHDGRMGVMAPVAAAVGGSDDVRNLAHYVLSLSGSPSDSIKAALGKPKFAVCAACHGMDGKGNQALGAPNLTDDVWLHGYGEDAIVAMITKGKMNEMPAQKDKLTEDQIKVLAAYVWGLSNKSAAQ